A genomic region of Leptospira barantonii contains the following coding sequences:
- a CDS encoding alkaline phosphatase D family protein, protein MIFQVLTKRILLCSFLLVSGFQLQAESANLVSGPILGYSTLKEVLVWVQTDRKAQVILEYSEIENPKNRFTSEEIKTDSKTGFIAKLIANRVHPGKKYNYNILIDGKKIEAKHSQVFQAQSFFAAGQDPPSFSFALGSCAYVNETEFDVPGKPYGGEYFIYNSILSKKPDFMLWLGDNIYLRETDWDSRTGFLHRYKHQRGIAELAPFFASVHHYAIWDDHDFGPNDGDSSFWMKDTAEEMFKLHWGNPNYAKEGIYGSFTWGDSQFFLLDDRTFRTANGNKAVGPRQILGEKQFQWLVNSLAFSKATFKFVAIGGQFLNPNAVFENYATYPEERNKILSAIRDLKIKNLFFLTGDRHHTELNLLKEDGTEPIYDFTVSPLTSGYYSPITEKNSLRVEGTLVDKRNFGMVSVSGKRGERKLILQIFDVNGKEVWKKEILPVP, encoded by the coding sequence ATGATATTTCAAGTTCTTACAAAAAGAATTCTTCTTTGTTCTTTTCTTTTAGTTTCCGGTTTTCAACTCCAGGCCGAATCGGCAAATCTCGTGTCAGGTCCGATCCTCGGATATTCCACGTTAAAAGAAGTTTTAGTCTGGGTTCAGACCGACCGAAAAGCCCAAGTAATATTAGAATATTCTGAAATTGAAAATCCTAAAAATCGATTTACTTCCGAAGAAATCAAAACGGATTCCAAGACGGGTTTTATAGCGAAGTTAATCGCGAACCGAGTTCATCCCGGTAAAAAATACAATTATAATATTCTTATAGATGGGAAGAAGATCGAAGCGAAACATTCACAGGTCTTTCAAGCTCAGTCTTTCTTTGCGGCCGGTCAAGATCCTCCTTCTTTTTCTTTTGCACTCGGGAGTTGCGCTTACGTAAACGAAACCGAGTTCGACGTTCCCGGAAAACCGTATGGAGGAGAATACTTTATCTACAATTCCATTCTTTCCAAAAAACCGGACTTTATGCTCTGGCTCGGCGATAATATTTATTTAAGAGAAACGGATTGGGATTCGAGAACGGGTTTCTTACATCGCTATAAACATCAACGAGGAATCGCGGAACTTGCTCCATTCTTTGCTTCCGTTCATCACTACGCGATTTGGGACGATCACGATTTCGGTCCGAACGACGGGGATTCTTCCTTTTGGATGAAAGATACAGCCGAAGAAATGTTCAAACTTCATTGGGGAAATCCGAATTATGCAAAAGAAGGAATCTACGGTTCCTTTACTTGGGGCGATTCTCAGTTTTTTCTTTTGGATGATCGAACCTTTAGAACAGCTAACGGCAATAAGGCGGTTGGTCCGAGACAAATTCTCGGCGAAAAACAATTTCAGTGGCTCGTAAATTCTTTGGCGTTTTCCAAAGCGACTTTTAAGTTCGTCGCGATCGGTGGCCAATTCTTAAATCCGAATGCGGTCTTTGAAAATTACGCGACTTATCCGGAGGAAAGAAACAAAATTCTTTCGGCAATTCGAGATCTGAAAATTAAGAATCTGTTTTTTTTAACGGGCGATCGTCATCATACCGAACTGAATCTTCTCAAGGAGGACGGAACCGAACCGATCTACGACTTTACCGTTTCTCCGCTGACCTCGGGTTATTATTCTCCGATCACCGAAAAAAATTCTTTGCGGGTGGAAGGAACTCTCGTCGATAAAAGAAATTTCGGAATGGTTTCGGTAAGTGGAAAACGAGGAGAAAGAAAACTCATCTTACAAATTTTCGACGTAAACGGTAAAGAAGTTTGGAAGAAGGAAATTCTTCCCGTACCTTAA
- a CDS encoding GMC family oxidoreductase → MEQKKRTNVHYDFDFIVVGSGFGGSVSAMRLSQKGYSVAVIESGKRWKSEDFPKSNWSLNKYLWMPRIGFYGIQRLNLLKDFFLVSGAGVGGGSLVYANTLYVPGDKVLNSNTFKKLGGKDKILPFYSIASRMLGVTQNPQLYESDFILKEIAEDMNRGDTFRPTPVGVFFGEKPGKLTKDPFFLGEGPDRVTCNHCGGCMVGCRFNSKNTLDKNYLFFAEKLGAEIIPENKVVSLIPLNKNGKPDSSSTGEFGYQIKTRSTTGFFGFPKRTLYAKNVILSAAVMGTVGLLLKMKQKGKMPRVSETLGDSVRTNSETVLAITNFKKDVDYSRGVAITSSIHPDEHTHMEPVRYPKGSDFFGTIASVLTDGGGKFPRPLKYFLTLFTDPIYFFKASWPFGFAQKSLILLVMQTLDNKIRLVRTRRFAWPFEKTMSSALTEGEKTPSYIPIANETARKIAEKTGGVPRSSINDVLLNAPITGHIMGGCIMGDTEKEGVIDFQNRVFGYQNLRVCDSSMITVNLGVNPSLSITALTERAMSLIPTKEGFKPIEFQFEKKFGISSILKFQNGKKDTKKIEDTKSLKKKSAKTGKQSSVRAKKSSR, encoded by the coding sequence ATGGAACAAAAAAAAAGAACAAATGTTCACTATGATTTCGATTTCATCGTAGTTGGTAGCGGCTTTGGTGGAAGCGTATCCGCGATGCGTTTGAGTCAAAAGGGTTATTCCGTTGCTGTGATCGAATCCGGTAAACGATGGAAGTCCGAAGATTTTCCGAAATCGAATTGGTCGCTTAACAAATATCTATGGATGCCTCGTATCGGTTTTTACGGAATTCAAAGATTGAATCTTTTGAAGGATTTTTTTCTCGTAAGCGGCGCGGGAGTGGGTGGTGGAAGTTTGGTTTATGCGAATACGCTTTATGTTCCGGGCGATAAGGTTCTCAATTCCAATACTTTTAAGAAACTGGGAGGAAAAGACAAGATTCTTCCCTTTTATTCCATCGCCTCAAGAATGTTAGGCGTTACACAAAACCCTCAATTGTACGAATCCGATTTTATACTCAAGGAAATCGCGGAGGATATGAATCGAGGAGATACGTTTCGTCCCACACCGGTCGGTGTTTTTTTCGGAGAGAAGCCCGGTAAACTTACGAAAGATCCGTTCTTTTTGGGCGAAGGGCCGGATCGTGTTACTTGCAATCACTGCGGTGGTTGTATGGTCGGTTGCAGATTCAATTCTAAAAACACATTGGATAAGAATTATCTTTTCTTTGCTGAAAAACTGGGAGCCGAGATTATTCCAGAAAACAAAGTCGTTTCTTTGATTCCTCTGAACAAAAACGGAAAACCCGATTCTTCTTCCACTGGAGAATTCGGTTATCAAATAAAAACACGTTCCACAACGGGCTTTTTCGGTTTTCCGAAACGAACCTTGTATGCAAAAAACGTAATTCTTTCCGCCGCGGTGATGGGAACCGTAGGGCTTCTTTTAAAGATGAAACAAAAAGGAAAGATGCCCCGTGTTTCGGAAACTTTGGGGGACAGCGTTCGAACGAACAGCGAAACCGTATTAGCAATTACTAATTTTAAAAAGGACGTGGATTATTCGAGGGGTGTTGCGATTACTTCTTCGATTCATCCCGACGAACATACGCATATGGAACCGGTTCGTTATCCGAAAGGCTCCGATTTTTTCGGAACGATCGCATCGGTTCTTACGGACGGTGGGGGTAAGTTTCCAAGGCCTTTGAAATACTTTTTGACCCTGTTCACAGATCCGATTTATTTCTTTAAGGCTTCTTGGCCCTTCGGATTTGCGCAGAAGTCTTTGATTCTTTTGGTGATGCAGACCTTGGACAATAAGATCCGTTTGGTTCGTACGAGAAGATTCGCTTGGCCTTTCGAGAAAACCATGAGTTCTGCTTTGACCGAAGGAGAAAAAACTCCTTCTTACATTCCGATCGCAAACGAAACCGCTCGTAAGATCGCGGAAAAAACCGGAGGAGTTCCGAGAAGTTCGATCAACGACGTTCTGTTAAACGCTCCGATTACGGGCCATATCATGGGCGGTTGTATCATGGGTGACACCGAAAAAGAAGGTGTGATCGATTTTCAAAACCGAGTCTTCGGTTATCAAAATCTGAGAGTTTGCGATAGTTCGATGATCACGGTCAATTTAGGAGTCAATCCGAGTCTTTCGATTACGGCTTTGACGGAAAGGGCGATGTCCTTGATTCCTACGAAAGAAGGATTCAAACCGATTGAATTTCAGTTCGAAAAAAAATTCGGAATCTCTTCGATTCTTAAATTTCAAAACGGAAAGAAGGATACGAAGAAAATCGAAGATACAAAAAGTTTAAAAAAGAAATCCGCAAAAACCGGAAAACAAAGTTCGGTTCGAGCAAAAAAATCTTCTCGTTAA
- a CDS encoding alpha/beta hydrolase — translation MLLQKFERILLRLILTLPESLLRRTSGGVISKRGRILDAKLQMSLYLARTKPRIESLSPKDARIMFKNSMLLFDLEPESLYKVENFSIPVSDGRIDLRLYRPVETEEALPAIVYFHGGGFVIGDIDTHDRPLRYLSKQTGAIIVSVDYRLGPEHKFPTAVEDAFVAYQYVVQNSKTLGILPKKIAVAGDSAGGNLAANVCILSKKKKVSSPLFQLLIYPYLDLFRMSQSRNEFGRGYALTNKMLDYFNLHYLNSPIEGKNVSASPILHKKATDFPRTYLQLAGFDPLQDEAMEFIDSLKKAKIPVTFNLYESLVHGYFNFAGVIPEAKKALNEIVSFIKDGFVTK, via the coding sequence GTGCTCTTGCAAAAGTTTGAAAGAATTCTTTTACGGCTGATTCTTACTTTACCGGAAAGTCTTTTACGAAGAACTTCCGGTGGAGTCATCTCCAAACGCGGAAGAATATTGGACGCAAAGTTGCAGATGTCTTTGTATCTTGCGAGAACCAAGCCGAGAATCGAATCGCTTTCGCCGAAAGACGCAAGGATTATGTTCAAAAATTCCATGCTTCTTTTTGATCTCGAACCCGAGTCTCTTTACAAGGTCGAAAACTTTTCGATTCCGGTTTCCGATGGAAGAATCGATTTAAGACTGTATCGTCCCGTTGAAACGGAAGAAGCTTTACCGGCGATTGTTTACTTTCACGGGGGCGGCTTCGTAATCGGTGACATAGACACACACGATCGTCCGCTTCGTTATCTTTCGAAACAAACAGGAGCGATCATCGTATCCGTGGATTATAGACTCGGACCCGAACATAAATTTCCAACCGCTGTCGAAGACGCATTTGTCGCTTATCAATATGTCGTTCAGAACTCGAAAACGTTGGGCATTCTTCCCAAAAAAATCGCGGTCGCTGGAGACAGCGCCGGCGGAAATTTAGCGGCGAACGTTTGTATTCTTTCCAAGAAGAAAAAAGTAAGTTCTCCCTTATTCCAATTGTTGATCTATCCGTACTTAGATCTTTTCAGAATGAGTCAAAGCAGAAACGAATTTGGAAGAGGATATGCGCTCACGAATAAAATGTTGGACTATTTCAATCTTCATTACTTGAATTCTCCGATAGAAGGGAAGAATGTTTCGGCTTCTCCGATTCTTCATAAAAAAGCGACCGACTTTCCGAGAACGTACTTACAGTTAGCCGGTTTCGATCCTCTTCAAGATGAAGCGATGGAATTCATCGATTCTTTGAAGAAAGCGAAAATTCCCGTTACGTTCAATCTGTATGAAAGTTTAGTGCACGGTTATTTTAATTTTGCAGGAGTGATTCCCGAAGCGAAGAAGGCACTGAACGAAATCGTTTCGTTTATCAAAGACGGATTCGTTACAAAATAG
- a CDS encoding NAD-dependent succinate-semialdehyde dehydrogenase, with protein MSLELLHRKELFKQDAFWGGFWKSTNSDQRISVSDPATLKVIGSVPSLGQKETLEAIQTSVNAFQDWSRRTAKERSILIRKWADLMQKNREDLAILMTLEQGKPLNESRGEIDYASSFLDWFSEESKRTYGDIIPSHRKDTKIEVLKQPVGVCGILTPWNFPSSMITRKAGAALAAGCTVISKPSELTPFSALALVALALEAGIPEGVFQVLTGYPEEIANTLIDHPDVRKISFTGSTRVGKLIMERSSKTLKRLSLELGGNAPFLIFDDADLEAAVRGAILSKFRNAGQTCVCANRFLVQKGIYNEFISLFSEAVLQLKVGNGFDQDVNIGPLINEPAIHKMEAHIENAKSTGAKAVVGGSRIEAGKLFFSPTVLSDIKEESLSMKEEVFGPIAPVFAFDSIEDGIRVANSTPSGLASYVYTQDYRKIRTLSERIESGILGINEGLISSEQVPFGGVKESGFGREGSKYGIQEYLNVKYVCIGGF; from the coding sequence TTGAGTTTAGAATTACTTCATAGAAAAGAATTATTTAAACAAGACGCCTTTTGGGGAGGCTTTTGGAAATCCACAAACTCGGATCAAAGAATTTCAGTTTCCGATCCCGCAACGTTGAAGGTCATAGGTTCCGTTCCTTCCTTGGGTCAAAAAGAAACCTTGGAAGCGATTCAAACTTCCGTAAATGCGTTTCAAGATTGGTCGAGAAGAACTGCGAAGGAACGTTCGATTCTCATCCGAAAATGGGCGGACCTCATGCAAAAGAATCGAGAAGACCTTGCGATTCTCATGACCTTGGAACAAGGAAAACCTTTGAACGAATCCAGAGGAGAAATCGATTATGCATCCTCTTTTTTAGATTGGTTTTCGGAAGAATCGAAACGTACGTACGGAGATATCATTCCCAGTCATAGAAAAGATACGAAGATAGAAGTTTTAAAACAACCCGTGGGAGTTTGCGGGATTTTGACTCCTTGGAATTTTCCATCTTCGATGATCACTCGTAAGGCGGGTGCGGCTCTGGCCGCGGGTTGTACGGTGATCAGCAAACCTTCGGAGTTGACCCCATTCTCAGCTTTAGCGTTAGTCGCGCTTGCTCTGGAAGCCGGAATTCCGGAAGGAGTGTTTCAAGTTCTTACCGGTTATCCCGAAGAAATCGCAAACACTTTGATCGATCATCCCGATGTTCGCAAGATCAGTTTTACGGGTTCTACTCGAGTCGGAAAACTCATCATGGAAAGAAGTTCTAAAACGTTAAAACGATTGTCCCTCGAACTGGGAGGCAACGCGCCGTTTTTGATCTTCGATGACGCAGACTTGGAAGCCGCGGTGCGCGGAGCCATTCTTTCCAAGTTTAGAAATGCAGGACAAACCTGCGTTTGTGCGAATCGATTTTTGGTTCAGAAAGGAATTTATAACGAGTTTATAAGTTTGTTTTCAGAGGCAGTCTTACAATTAAAAGTTGGCAACGGTTTTGATCAGGACGTAAACATCGGGCCTTTGATCAACGAACCTGCGATTCATAAAATGGAAGCCCATATCGAAAACGCAAAATCGACCGGAGCCAAGGCGGTCGTCGGTGGGAGCAGAATCGAAGCCGGGAAATTATTTTTTTCGCCGACCGTTCTTTCGGATATAAAAGAAGAATCGCTTTCGATGAAAGAGGAAGTTTTCGGTCCGATCGCACCCGTCTTCGCGTTCGATTCGATCGAAGATGGGATTCGAGTGGCGAATTCTACACCTTCCGGGTTAGCGTCCTACGTTTATACGCAGGATTATCGAAAGATTCGAACGCTTTCGGAAAGAATCGAATCGGGAATTTTGGGAATCAACGAGGGTCTTATTTCAAGCGAACAAGTTCCCTTTGGAGGTGTTAAGGAATCCGGTTTCGGAAGAGAAGGATCGAAGTACGGGATTCAGGAATATCTTAACGTCAAATATGTCTGTATCGGTGGTTTTTAA
- a CDS encoding flavin-containing monooxygenase, which translates to MSSLPSVCVIGAGSSGIAVCKALKDKGFPFDCYEAGSEVGGNWRFNNDNKMSNIYKSLHINTHRDRMEYRDYPMPKSYADYPGHQKILEYFIDYVNHFGFRKNIHFKNPVVHVERQQDGTWLVQTGDGKQKYYDALVVSNGHHWSQRWPNPAFPGKFTGKIIHSHSYVDPENPIKLTGKRVVVLGMGNSAMDITVELCRPGVASKVFLAARRGAYIIPNYLFGKPLDKSTEMIPVHTPFWLKSFIMGLVLKFGVGNVQDFGLQKPDHKPGAAHPTISQDILVRLGRGDVTPKPNIESFNGNKVRFTDGTEEEIDAVIYCTGYDVKFPFFEENFISAKDNHLPLFHRMIKPEYNNLFFVGLYQPLGAIMPLAEFQGKWISEYLTGNYQMPSEDEMNRSIEKYESKMKKRYVSSTRHTMQVDFEDFLYDMKSELKNGKKRASKNGNKPSVPAIAQNKTISKNGFSANGFKKKTRALAKV; encoded by the coding sequence ATGTCTTCGTTACCGAGTGTTTGTGTGATTGGAGCCGGATCGAGTGGGATCGCAGTATGTAAGGCTCTTAAAGATAAGGGATTTCCGTTCGATTGTTACGAAGCGGGTAGCGAAGTCGGAGGCAATTGGAGATTCAATAACGATAATAAGATGAGTAACATCTATAAGTCTCTTCATATCAACACTCATAGAGATAGAATGGAATACAGAGACTATCCGATGCCCAAGAGTTATGCCGATTATCCGGGGCATCAAAAAATTTTGGAATACTTCATAGACTACGTGAATCATTTCGGATTTCGCAAGAACATTCATTTTAAAAATCCTGTCGTTCACGTTGAACGTCAACAAGACGGAACCTGGCTCGTTCAAACCGGAGACGGAAAACAAAAATACTACGACGCTCTTGTAGTATCGAACGGTCATCACTGGTCTCAAAGATGGCCCAATCCCGCATTCCCTGGCAAGTTTACCGGTAAGATAATTCATTCTCATTCTTATGTGGATCCGGAAAATCCGATTAAATTAACGGGAAAACGGGTTGTAGTTTTGGGTATGGGAAACAGCGCAATGGATATCACCGTTGAACTTTGTCGTCCCGGAGTCGCTTCCAAAGTTTTTTTAGCGGCTCGAAGAGGCGCGTATATCATCCCGAATTATCTTTTCGGGAAACCTTTGGACAAATCCACGGAAATGATTCCGGTTCACACTCCGTTCTGGTTAAAAAGTTTTATCATGGGTCTTGTGTTAAAATTCGGAGTCGGAAACGTTCAAGACTTCGGTCTTCAAAAACCGGATCATAAACCGGGAGCCGCGCATCCGACGATCTCTCAGGATATTTTAGTCCGTTTGGGACGCGGTGATGTCACTCCAAAACCGAACATCGAATCGTTTAACGGGAATAAGGTGAGATTTACGGACGGAACCGAAGAGGAAATCGACGCGGTCATCTATTGCACCGGATACGACGTGAAGTTTCCTTTCTTTGAGGAGAATTTTATCTCCGCAAAAGACAATCATCTTCCTTTGTTCCATCGTATGATCAAACCGGAATATAATAACTTATTCTTCGTCGGTTTGTATCAGCCTTTGGGAGCCATCATGCCTCTCGCCGAGTTCCAAGGAAAATGGATCTCCGAATATTTAACCGGAAACTATCAAATGCCTTCGGAAGATGAAATGAATCGTTCCATCGAAAAATACGAATCGAAGATGAAGAAACGTTATGTGTCATCAACAAGACATACGATGCAAGTCGACTTCGAAGATTTTCTCTACGATATGAAGTCCGAACTCAAAAACGGAAAAAAACGCGCCTCTAAAAACGGGAACAAACCTTCCGTACCGGCGATCGCACAAAACAAAACGATTTCTAAAAACGGTTTTTCCGCGAACGGATTCAAAAAGAAAACGCGTGCTCTTGCAAAAGTTTGA
- a CDS encoding OsmC family protein — protein MSEHKIGLYWKKGPEDFKYDSYDRTHTIQYGGGQKLFGSSTPDTYGKAEHANPEELLASSVCSCHFLTFLAVAAKSRFTVSDYSDNAIATLEKNAEGKMVVTKIDLYPKVTFEGEKIPDAETLVGLHEKSHRNCFISNSIRSEVTIHPQS, from the coding sequence ATGTCTGAACATAAAATTGGCTTATATTGGAAAAAAGGACCCGAAGATTTCAAATATGACTCTTATGACAGGACCCACACGATTCAATATGGGGGTGGTCAAAAATTATTCGGTTCGTCCACTCCGGATACGTACGGAAAAGCGGAACACGCAAATCCGGAGGAACTATTGGCTTCTTCGGTGTGCAGTTGTCACTTTTTGACCTTTCTCGCAGTGGCGGCCAAAAGCCGTTTTACGGTTTCGGATTACAGCGATAATGCGATCGCGACCTTGGAAAAAAACGCGGAAGGAAAGATGGTCGTAACGAAAATCGATCTCTACCCTAAAGTAACATTTGAAGGCGAAAAAATCCCCGATGCGGAAACGTTAGTTGGTCTTCACGAAAAATCCCATAGAAATTGTTTTATTTCAAACTCGATCCGATCGGAGGTTACGATTCATCCACAATCTTGA
- a CDS encoding SpoIIE family protein phosphatase — MDLIYLNYFSLASLIGVLFIGFTTFFFFSIQEKASGTIYLSIGLFCLGIFHLGYMVGFPFYGPWSVFHRWIVIPSPFLGFLFLIMFFLHYPEPVSKKVVIPVFSTALFGVLLICVWYFYESLSAKRVFYFSGHYWDFQINLFYKIYSAIILLYTAFFMLIGLWRMIKLKGKERIITGIILIPLTLVTLIPGIFNAMSRDGAVSRELYQTVLDISLVIGLFVILVGYINYTSEKTSILSRITGITLATFFLILQIVSIFIFNKYEESYDLIKRKEVRLSVAGLEISKDAEYVFEYDPDEDSIRTQFSKNSEQPNEFVLREFRFFKVAHNLFELPVLSNRELVDKTESILKNSPAGFEAYKAGVKEYLSSRKEERLSGKEIESYFDDLEKKLVVLRNKYFHLPPKEKNDPVSLEKFFHSEVPGIAGYLKELKKSALNPNVTDSVKREKIINTLLTQVRRLDERTYKGERIYEIGGQVPKHYISYFYVSESGTKIYEVGFRYESLREYLHSTGKILYISAICILLLVLFGFRFFFQGALLNPLDEVVIGLREANSGNLEYRLQVKVEDEIGFIARSFNRMARSIQAAKKRLEQYADELEEKVKERTKELQQTLEEVQELKQQQDGDYFLTSLLIKPLGSNKARQENVKVDFLIEQKKKFSFRRFNDEIGGDINISNGIELQDRYYTVFLNADAMGKSMQGAGGALVLGAVFESIIERTRMAATMKEQSPERWLKNAFLELHKVFESFDGSMLVSLVLGVVDDEAGLLYFINAEHPWTVLYRDGIASFIEDDLMFRKLGTTGMEGTVFIKTFQMEPGDIIIAGSDGRDDLLVGTDRDGGRIINDDEKLFLRQVEEANGELQSIYEGIHKHGALTDDLSLVRVSFKENLSQSKIALAHEREQIRELLKKAKEGAGNKEIEEAISYLEQAETLNDQIPEVKKLFVSLFLKKKDYKNAAIYAEDYLNLKPVDKEILYIASTAARKSGSFQKALDFGERLKLREPNHIKNLVNLAQIYIALKNYKRAMEMVDVALSVDPKHEVILKIQDVLRKYSHNMAETTES; from the coding sequence ATGGATTTAATTTATCTGAATTATTTTTCCTTAGCTTCGTTGATCGGAGTTTTGTTTATCGGGTTCACTACGTTCTTTTTCTTTTCGATTCAAGAAAAAGCATCGGGCACGATCTATCTTAGCATCGGACTCTTTTGTCTCGGAATATTCCATCTCGGTTACATGGTGGGATTTCCTTTTTACGGACCCTGGTCCGTGTTTCACAGATGGATCGTAATTCCTTCTCCGTTTTTAGGCTTCTTATTTTTGATCATGTTCTTTCTTCACTACCCGGAACCCGTTTCCAAAAAGGTGGTGATCCCGGTTTTCTCGACGGCGCTTTTCGGAGTTCTTCTGATCTGCGTTTGGTATTTTTACGAATCACTTTCCGCTAAACGGGTTTTTTACTTTTCCGGTCACTATTGGGACTTTCAAATAAATCTTTTTTATAAGATTTATTCGGCGATCATTCTTCTTTATACGGCTTTCTTCATGCTGATCGGCTTATGGAGAATGATCAAACTCAAAGGCAAGGAGAGAATCATCACCGGAATCATTCTCATTCCGTTGACGTTAGTCACTCTTATTCCCGGAATTTTCAACGCAATGAGCCGAGACGGAGCGGTTTCAAGAGAATTGTATCAAACGGTTTTGGACATTTCTCTCGTGATCGGTTTGTTCGTGATTCTCGTGGGTTATATCAACTACACGAGCGAGAAAACTTCCATTCTTTCCAGAATCACCGGGATTACCTTAGCCACTTTCTTTTTGATATTACAGATCGTGAGTATATTCATCTTTAACAAGTATGAAGAATCATACGATTTAATCAAAAGAAAAGAGGTTCGTTTATCCGTTGCGGGTTTGGAGATATCCAAGGATGCGGAATACGTATTCGAATACGATCCCGACGAGGACTCGATCCGAACTCAATTCTCAAAAAATTCGGAACAACCGAACGAGTTCGTTTTGAGAGAATTCCGTTTTTTTAAAGTAGCTCATAATCTTTTCGAACTTCCCGTTCTTTCCAACCGCGAACTCGTAGACAAAACGGAAAGTATATTAAAGAATTCTCCCGCGGGTTTTGAAGCCTATAAGGCCGGTGTGAAGGAATATCTTTCTTCTCGTAAAGAAGAACGTCTTTCAGGTAAGGAGATCGAATCGTATTTCGACGATTTGGAAAAGAAGCTGGTCGTACTCAGAAATAAATACTTTCATTTGCCGCCCAAGGAGAAGAACGATCCGGTTTCCCTTGAAAAGTTTTTTCACTCCGAGGTCCCCGGAATCGCAGGATATCTAAAGGAATTAAAAAAATCCGCTTTAAATCCCAATGTCACGGATTCCGTAAAGAGAGAAAAGATCATCAATACTCTTCTCACTCAGGTAAGAAGGCTCGATGAAAGAACTTACAAAGGCGAACGTATCTACGAAATCGGGGGCCAAGTTCCTAAACATTATATTTCCTACTTTTACGTTTCCGAATCCGGAACAAAAATTTACGAAGTAGGTTTTCGTTACGAATCCTTACGCGAATATCTTCATTCCACGGGAAAGATTCTTTACATATCGGCGATTTGTATTTTGCTTCTGGTTCTATTCGGATTTCGTTTTTTCTTTCAAGGCGCCTTGCTCAATCCTCTCGACGAGGTCGTGATCGGTTTGAGAGAAGCCAATTCGGGCAACTTGGAATATCGTCTTCAGGTTAAAGTAGAGGACGAAATCGGTTTTATCGCTCGTTCGTTTAACAGAATGGCGAGATCGATCCAAGCCGCGAAAAAACGTCTGGAACAATACGCCGACGAACTCGAGGAGAAAGTAAAGGAAAGAACGAAGGAACTTCAACAAACCCTCGAAGAAGTCCAAGAGTTAAAACAACAACAGGATGGGGATTATTTCTTAACTTCACTTTTGATTAAACCACTCGGTTCCAACAAGGCTCGTCAGGAAAACGTAAAAGTGGATTTTCTGATCGAACAAAAAAAGAAATTCTCCTTTAGAAGATTCAACGATGAGATCGGCGGGGATATCAATATCTCCAACGGAATCGAATTACAGGATCGTTATTATACCGTATTCTTAAACGCGGACGCGATGGGAAAATCCATGCAAGGCGCGGGAGGTGCTCTCGTACTCGGAGCCGTTTTCGAATCGATCATTGAAAGAACGCGTATGGCCGCGACTATGAAGGAACAATCTCCGGAACGATGGTTGAAGAACGCGTTCTTGGAATTGCACAAAGTGTTCGAAAGTTTCGACGGTTCCATGCTCGTATCACTCGTGTTAGGCGTCGTAGACGACGAAGCTGGTTTGTTGTATTTTATCAACGCAGAACATCCTTGGACCGTTTTATACCGTGACGGAATCGCAAGTTTTATCGAAGACGATCTCATGTTTAGAAAATTGGGAACGACCGGAATGGAAGGAACCGTTTTTATCAAAACCTTTCAGATGGAACCGGGAGATATCATCATCGCCGGATCGGACGGAAGAGACGATCTTCTTGTGGGAACGGATCGGGACGGCGGAAGAATCATCAACGACGACGAAAAATTATTCCTAAGACAGGTGGAAGAAGCGAACGGAGAACTCCAATCGATCTATGAAGGAATTCATAAACACGGTGCTCTAACGGACGACCTTTCCTTGGTTCGTGTTTCGTTTAAGGAGAATCTGAGCCAGTCGAAGATCGCGCTTGCGCACGAGCGCGAACAGATCCGCGAACTTTTGAAAAAAGCGAAAGAAGGCGCGGGCAATAAGGAGATCGAAGAAGCGATTTCCTATTTGGAACAAGCGGAAACTTTGAACGATCAGATTCCCGAAGTGAAGAAATTATTCGTAAGTCTATTCTTGAAAAAGAAGGATTACAAAAACGCCGCCATTTACGCGGAAGATTATTTAAACTTAAAACCGGTCGATAAGGAAATTCTTTACATCGCTTCGACCGCGGCCCGTAAGTCCGGAAGTTTTCAAAAGGCTTTGGATTTTGGAGAACGACTGAAGCTAAGGGAACCGAATCATATAAAGAATCTTGTGAATCTCGCCCAGATTTATATCGCGTTGAAAAATTACAAACGCGCTATGGAAATGGTCGATGTCGCATTATCGGTGGATCCTAAACACGAAGTGATCTTAAAGATCCAAGACGTGCTTAGGAAATATTCTCACAATATGGCCGAAACGACGGAATCGTGA